GGCATTATCGCGGAACTGGACGCCATCAACCTTTATGAACAGATGGCCGCCCTGACAAAAAATCAGAGGATTAAGAAGGTCCTGCTTGACATCGCCCGGGAAGAGAAGACCCATGTGGGAGAATTCCAGGCCCTTTTGCTCCAGGAGGACAGGGAGCAGGAAGAAGAGTTAGAGAAGGGTCGGATGGAAGTAAAAGGGAGGGTGGACCCTAAGAGAGGGGGATAAAAAAGGTTTGATCCTGCCACTCCAACGTGGTATGATATAGAGGTAAAGAGAATCGGGTGGGGGCCCTCCAAGAGGGACGAAGTTCGTCGACATGAACACCGATCCTTTAAACTCCTGATGAACGCAATCCAGGCCAGAGACGAATTACGAAA
The genomic region above belongs to Thermodesulfobacteriota bacterium and contains:
- a CDS encoding rubrerythrin: MLSKIPVDLEKISRGDLDKEILRAGIIAELDAINLYEQMAALTKNQRIKKVLLDIAREEKTHVGEFQALLLQEDREQEEELEKGRMEVKGRVDPKRGG